A section of the Methanocaldococcus sp. FS406-22 genome encodes:
- a CDS encoding DUF5102 domain-containing protein, translating to MMNENEDFEGFEDVPMVSEDEDNFPNFEDDEESPPTNTTKSEDKTASPKKPTEDEQPILDFNTLYKKIMIRIVKRLEIIHNITYQDRIKLLAGEIGRDLELLDELIKLKLGGE from the coding sequence ATGATGAACGAGAATGAAGATTTTGAAGGTTTTGAAGATGTTCCAATGGTTAGTGAGGATGAAGACAATTTTCCAAATTTTGAAGATGATGAAGAGAGCCCTCCAACTAACACTACCAAATCAGAAGATAAAACTGCCAGCCCTAAAAAACCTACAGAAGATGAACAGCCAATCTTAGATTTTAACACTCTTTATAAGAAAATAATGATTAGGATTGTAAAACGGCTGGAGATAATACACAATATAACTTATCAGGACAGGATTAAGCTATTGGCTGGAGAAATTGGGAGAGATTTGGAATTACTTGATGAACTTATAAAATTAAAACTTGGAGGTGAGTAA
- a CDS encoding tyrosine-type recombinase/integrase gives MTKQKRHYCKDWLTKEELKKFINTIENPEHKLFFKMLYGMALRVSELLNLRVKDINLDEQVAKLWDTKTESFQVCVIPTWLIEDIRQHIREKRLKDDDRLFNFKNRKYAWELVKYYTKKAGINKELSTHTFRRTRALHLLNDGVPLEKVSKYLRHKSINTTMKYLNITVEDLKAELRKIGDYYDL, from the coding sequence ATGACAAAACAAAAAAGACACTACTGCAAAGACTGGCTAACCAAAGAAGAACTAAAAAAATTCATCAACACCATAGAAAACCCAGAACACAAACTATTCTTTAAAATGCTATACGGGATGGCACTAAGAGTCTCAGAACTTCTAAACCTAAGAGTTAAAGACATAAACTTGGATGAACAAGTAGCCAAACTCTGGGACACCAAAACGGAATCATTTCAAGTGTGTGTAATCCCAACATGGCTAATTGAAGACATTAGACAACACATTAGAGAAAAAAGATTGAAAGATGATGATAGACTATTTAATTTCAAAAATAGAAAATATGCATGGGAACTCGTAAAATACTATACAAAAAAGGCAGGAATTAACAAAGAACTATCAACCCACACATTTAGAAGGACCAGAGCATTACATCTACTTAATGATGGAGTCCCATTAGAAAAGGTCAGTAAGTATCTAAGGCATAAATCCATAAACACAACAATGAAATACTTAAACATCACAGTTGAAGACCTAAAAGCAGAACTGAGAAAAATTGGGGATTATTATGATTTATAA
- a CDS encoding PIN domain-containing protein, whose protein sequence is MIISPNALSSHNTLNCSVDTNILIAIYNEEDRLHQDALKLINHVNNNLYIGFAVLDETVITFGRKIREIMGKIISFYSKLNLKIPKEKIIDEEEKLLSQLNSENPRNENFHKFIIKKAREIRGKCSSNMEIIRELLRLHKELNDANHILCVITNRILKINNNINFCLYTFEYINSYKEKIKEILDVIDDIKFKDDNDKKYL, encoded by the coding sequence ATGATTATATCACCGAATGCTTTATCAAGCCATAATACTTTAAATTGCTCAGTTGATACGAATATTCTTATTGCAATATATAATGAAGAAGATAGATTGCATCAAGATGCTTTAAAATTAATAAATCATGTTAATAATAATCTATATATTGGATTTGCTGTGCTTGATGAGACTGTTATAACATTTGGAAGAAAGATACGAGAAATTATGGGAAAAATTATATCATTTTATAGCAAACTAAACTTAAAAATTCCAAAAGAAAAAATCATTGATGAAGAAGAAAAATTACTATCGCAATTAAACTCTGAGAATCCGAGAAATGAGAATTTTCATAAATTCATCATTAAAAAGGCCAGAGAAATCAGAGGAAAATGTTCTTCCAATATGGAAATTATTCGTGAGTTACTTAGATTACACAAAGAACTTAATGATGCAAATCATATATTGTGTGTTATTACCAATAGAATTTTAAAAATAAACAATAACATTAATTTTTGCTTATATACTTTTGAATACATTAACAGTTATAAGGAAAAAATTAAAGAAATTCTTGATGTAATTGATGATATCAAGTTTAAAGATGATAATGATAAAAAATATTTGTAG